A single genomic interval of Juglans regia cultivar Chandler chromosome 1, Walnut 2.0, whole genome shotgun sequence harbors:
- the LOC109012659 gene encoding GDSL esterase/lipase At2g42990-like encodes MAFTYTPWLLAITEFLILVSITKSEVPAIIVFGDSSVDAGNNNVIATVLKSNFRPYGRDFAGGRPTGRFCNGRIPPDFISEAFGLKSTVPAYLDPAYNIADFATGVCFASAGTGYDNATSAVLNVIPMWKELEYYKDYQNKLRAHLGNEKANEVLREALYLVSLGTNDFLENYYTFPTRRAQFTVQQYEDFLVSLSRNFLGELYGLGARKISLTGVPPMGCLPLERTTNILGHHGCIEKYNSVALEFNGKLKTMASRLNEELRGLRIEIGDAYNIFNQIIRRPSLYGFEVVERACCSTGTFEMSYLCSDHSPFTCTDADKYVFWDSFHPTEKTNHIISNHLIGHLLEKFR; translated from the exons ATGGCATTCACATACACACCTTGGCTCCTTGCAATTACTGAGTTTCTGATTCTAGTTTCTATAACCAAAAGTGAAGTTCCTGCAATCATAGTTTTCGGAGACTCGTCGGTGGATGCAGGCAACAACAACGTCATTGCCACCGTTCTCAAGAGCAATTTCAGGCCTTATGGTCGTGATTTTGCTGGTGGACGCCCCACCGGAAGGTTTTGCAATGGCCGCATTCCTCCCGACTTCATTTCCGAGGCTTTTGGGCTCAAATCAACTGTGCCTGCCTACTTGGATCCTGCCTACAATATAGCAGATTTTGCCACAGGTGTTTGCTTTGCTTCTGCTGGAACAGGCTATGACAATGCAACTTCTGCTGTATTA AATGTGATACCAATGTGGAAGGAGTTGGAGTACTACAAGGATTACCAAAACAAACTGAGAGCTCACCTTGGAAACGAGAAGGCGAACGAAGTTTTGAGGGAGGCTTTATATTTGGTAAGCTTAGGAACAAACGACTTCCTGGAGAACTACTACACATTCCCTACCCGGCGAGCTCAATTCACTGTCCAACAGTACGAAGATTTTCTCGTAAGCCTTTCTAGAAATTTCCTTGGGGAATTGTATGGCCTTGGAGCTCGGAAAATATCCCTTACTGGGGTTCCTCCAATGGGGTGTTTGCCACTGGAGAGAACCACAAATATTTTGGGTCACCATGGTTGCATCGAGAAATACAACAGTGTGGCTCTGGAATTCAATGGCAAGTTGAAGACTATGGCTAGTAGGCTGAATGAGGAGCTTCGTGGGCTCAGAATAGAGATCGGAGATGCATATAACATTTTCAATCAAATCATTAGAAGGCCTTCTTTATATG GATTTGAGGTAGTAGAAAGGGCATGTTGTTCGACGGGCACGTTTGAGATGAGTTACCTCTGCAGCGACCACAGTCCATTTACATGCACGGATGCCGATAAGTACGTATTTTGGGACAGCTTCCACCCTACAGAGAAAACAAATCACATAATCTCAAACCATTTGATTGGTCATCTTCTGGAAAAGTTTcgttga